One window from the genome of Actinoplanes teichomyceticus ATCC 31121 encodes:
- a CDS encoding ParA family protein translates to MPPRSDDFRGPAPAPRSVPPGVGQPAAAPAPAVSASGVPTSGASVQPDEHVSRETPSVDEDDPPLAMEALRAVQILNPSGEIIMPRPDHPRVICVANQKGGVGKTTTTVNLAVALALHGNRVLVVDLDPQGNASTGLNVPHHAGVPDVYDCLIDNVPLAEVAQGVEGIPNLFCVPATIDLAGAEIELVSVVARESRLARAIAGHPEKFDYVFIDCPPSLGLLTVNALCAAQEVLIPIQCEYYALEGLNQLINNINLVRQHLNPTLDVSTILLTMYDRRTRLADAVEQDVRNHFGAKVLNAVIPRNVRVSEAPSYGQSVMTYDPGSRGATSYFEAALEIAMRGVNTGGTA, encoded by the coding sequence GTGCCGCCGCGTTCCGATGACTTCCGCGGCCCGGCACCGGCGCCCCGGTCGGTACCTCCGGGCGTCGGACAGCCGGCCGCGGCACCGGCTCCCGCCGTATCCGCCTCCGGTGTCCCCACTTCTGGCGCCTCCGTTCAACCCGACGAGCATGTTTCACGTGAAACGCCGAGCGTGGATGAGGACGATCCGCCCCTGGCCATGGAAGCGTTGCGAGCTGTGCAGATCCTCAACCCGAGCGGCGAGATCATCATGCCGCGCCCGGACCATCCCCGGGTGATTTGTGTCGCCAATCAAAAGGGCGGCGTCGGGAAGACGACCACCACGGTCAACCTGGCGGTGGCCCTCGCGCTCCACGGCAACCGGGTGCTGGTGGTCGACCTGGACCCGCAGGGCAACGCGTCCACCGGACTCAACGTGCCGCACCACGCCGGCGTGCCGGACGTGTACGACTGCCTGATCGACAACGTTCCGCTGGCGGAGGTTGCGCAGGGCGTCGAGGGCATTCCGAACCTGTTCTGCGTGCCGGCCACCATCGACCTCGCCGGTGCGGAGATCGAACTGGTCTCCGTGGTGGCTCGTGAGTCCCGGCTGGCGCGAGCAATCGCCGGGCACCCGGAGAAGTTCGATTACGTCTTCATCGACTGCCCGCCGTCGCTCGGTCTGCTGACCGTCAACGCGCTCTGCGCGGCGCAGGAGGTGCTGATCCCGATCCAGTGTGAGTACTACGCGCTTGAGGGTCTGAATCAGCTGATCAACAACATCAACCTGGTACGTCAGCACCTGAACCCGACCCTGGACGTCTCGACGATCCTGCTGACCATGTACGACCGGCGTACCCGGCTGGCCGACGCGGTCGAGCAGGACGTGCGGAACCACTTCGGGGCCAAGGTCCTGAACGCGGTCATTCCCCGTAACGTGCGGGTGTCGGAGGCTCCGAGCTACGGCCAATCGGTGATGACCTACGATCCGGGATCAAGGGGCGCAACGAGCTACTTCGAGGCTGCCCTGGAGATCGCGATGCGTGGGGTCAACACGGGAGGCACGGCATGA